Proteins encoded in a region of the Bactrocera dorsalis isolate Fly_Bdor unplaced genomic scaffold, ASM2337382v1 BdCtg146, whole genome shotgun sequence genome:
- the LOC105230667 gene encoding cytoplasmic tRNA 2-thiolation protein 1 has product MPIKCKTECGRNAVLKRPKTSDALCKECFFAAFEAEIHYTIITNKLFTKGEKVAVAASGGKDSTVLAYVLKLLNDRHDYGLQLILLSIDEGITGYRDDSLETVKKNRDDYQIPLKILSYDELYGWTMDRIVGQIGRSNNCTFCGVFRRQALDRGAKQLEVDSIATGHNADDIAETVLMNILRGDTARLRRCTDIRTGGGENTIPRVKPLKYTYEKEIVMYAHFKKLVYFSTECVFAPNAYRGHARAYLKDLERVRPSVIMDIIHSGEQLLFKDTVKKPVRGICERCGFVSSQQPCKACILLEGLNRGLPKLGIGKKSKGDRMRLKQDKELALRERANLVKNDF; this is encoded by the exons ATGCCGATTAAATGTAAAACGGAATGTGGCCGAAATGCTGTACTAAAG CGCCCAAAAACATCAGACGCACTATGTAAAGAATGCTTTTTTGCCGCTTTTGAAGCAGAAATTCACTACACTATAATAACTAATAAACTATTTACAAAGGGAGAAAAAGTTGCAGTAGCCGCAAGTGGTGGAAAGGATTCAACAGTTTTAGCTTATGTATTAAAATTACTCAATGATCGCCATGATTATGGTCTTCAATTAATCCTTTTATCCATCGATGAAGGCATAACTGGGTACCGAGATGACAGCCTTGagacagttaaaaaaaatcgcgaTGACTATCAAATACCTCTAAAAATTCTTTCTTATGATGAACTGTATGGTTGGACTATGGATCGTATTGTTGGACAAATTGGACGGTCAAATAATTGCACCTTTTGTGGAGTCTTTAGACGACAAGCTTTGGATCGTGGAGCAAAACAGCTTGAAGTAGATAGTATAGCAACTGGACATAATGCCGATGATATTGCAGAAACCgttttgatgaatattttgCGTGGCGATACCGCTCGCTTAAGACGTTGCACAGATATAAGAACAGGTGGGGGAGAGAACACAATTCCTCGCGTCAAACCTCTTAAATATACTTATGAGAAGGAAATTGTCATGTATgctcattttaaaaaattggtgTACTTTTCAACCGAGTGTGTTTTCGCACCCAACGCATACCGAGGACATGCTCGCGCATACCTAAAAGATTTGGAAAGAGTTCGTCCCTCGGTTATTATGGATATAATACATTCTGGGGAGCAGTTACTTTTTAAAGACACTGTTAAGAAACCAGTTCGAGGTATATGTGAACGCTGCGGATTCGTATCATCTCAGCAACCGTGTAAAGCTTGCATTTTATTGGAAGGATTAAATAGAGGCCTCCCTAAGTTAGGAATTGGGAAGAAATCTAAAGGAGATCGAATGAGATTGAAACAGGATAAAGAACTCGCTTTAAGGGAACGTGCCAATTTagttaaaaatgatttctga
- the LOC105230669 gene encoding ribonucleoside-diphosphate reductase subunit M2 isoform X2, giving the protein MSIGDEDLASKQQDSTSVEKVTLANKPAAPFDPSIEPLLKGNPRRFVIMPIEYPDIWQMYKKAEASFWTVEEVDLSKDMDDWARLTDNERHFISHVLAFFAASDGIVNENVVERFCQEVQVTEARCFYGFQIAMENVHSEMYSILIDTYIKDSKQRNYLFNAIETMPAIKRKADWALAWISSKSANFGERVIAFAAVEGIFFSGSFASIFWLKKRGLMPGLTFSNELISRDEGLHCDFACLMFQHLIQKPSNERIVEIISEAVKIEQEFLTDALPVNLIGMNCKLMSDYIEFVADRLLVELGVGKIYNTPNPFSFMELISLDGKTNFFEKKVGEYQKWGVTANRMDHVFTLDADF; this is encoded by the exons ATGTCGATCGGTGATGAGGACTTAGCTTCCAAACAACAGGATTCAACATCAGTTGAAAAAGTAACATTAGCTAATAAACCTGCAGCACCATTTGACCCATCAATTGAACCATTACTGAAAGGAAATCCACGTCGTTTCGTAATCATGCCAATTGAGTATCCAGATATATGGCAAATGTACAagaag GCAGAAGCATCGTTCTGGACAGTAGAGGAAGTAGATCTTTCTAAAGATATGGATGATTGGGCACGTCTCACTGATAATGAACGACATTTTATTTCACATGTGTTAGCCTTTTTCGCCGCATCTGATGGtattgtgaatgaaaatgtAGTTGAACGCTTCTGCCAGGAAGTCCAAGTGACAGAGGCACGTTGCTTCTATGGATTTCAAATTGCGATGGAGAATGTGCATTCTGAAATGTATAGCATATTAATTGATACATATATTAAGGACTCGAAACAAAGGAATTACTTATTCAATGCTATAGAGACAATGCCTGCCATAAAGCGCAAGGCAGATTGGGCGCTTGCTTGGATTTCCTCGAAGTCAGCCAACTTTGGTGAACGTGTAATTGCATTTGCTGCCGTTGAAGGTATCTTCTTCAGTGGCAGTTTTGCTTCGATCTTCTGGCTTAAGAAACGTGGTTTAATGCCAGGCTTGACATTTTCCAATGAACTAATTTCACGAGATGAGGGACTTCATTGTGACTTCGCATGTTTGATGTTCCaacatttaatacaaaaaccaaGTAATGAGCGTATTGTTGAAATAATTTCTGAAGCTGTTAAAATTGAGCAGGAATTCTTAACTGACGCTTTGCCGGTGAATTTAATCGGTATGAATTGCAAACTAATGTCCGATTATATTGAATTTGTGGCTGATCGTTTGCTTGTCGAGCTGGGAGTGGGGAAG ATCTACAACACACCGAACCCTTTCAGTTTCATGGAACTTATTTCATTAGACGGAAAAACGAACTTCTTTGAAAAGAAAGTGGGTGAATACCAGAAATGGGGTGTAACTGCTAATCGTATGGATCATGTTTTTACGTTAGACGCTGATTTCTAA
- the LOC105230668 gene encoding 5'-AMP-activated protein kinase subunit beta-1, translated as MGNAGSTSMSRERHKSSDLSTPNSPFREMSGRGDSISATPGMSVVGDIGGSGVQTFTFDKDVANDKNARSVLLGGSSQEDEDQPYYTKPVGSRATIEANTTPTPRKRANTVSEGSTTLLHSNSGSIMSIKDATTDSNDDKDESSIIELPRNSGLPTVLRWDGGGKNVMISGTFSKWKPIPMARSHGNFVAIIDLPEGDHQYKFCVDGEWKHDPKLKSIENDDGIKNNLVSVRQSDFEVFQALAKDSENAPNYAEKEYSQEVPQPKPWEKVSGPPVLPPHLLQVILNKDTPLSCEPTLLPEPNHVMLNHLYALSIKDGVMVLSATHRYRKKYVTTLLYKPI; from the exons ATGGGCAATGCGGGCAGTACCAGTATGAGCCGTGAACGACATAAATCAAGTGACCTTTCAACACCAAACTCTCCATTTCGAGAAATGTCTGGACGTGGTGATTCGATTTCAGCAACACCTGGGATGAGTGTTGTCGGTGACATCGGCGGTAGTGGTGTTCAAACCTTTACTTTCGATAAAGACGTAGCAAATGACAAGAACGCACGCTCAGTCTTGCTCGGTGGTTCCTCGCAAGAAGACGAAGATCAGCCATATTACACGAAGCCCGTCGGTAGCAGAGCTACTATAGAAGCAAACACCACACCCACCCCTCGTAAACGCGCTAATACTGTTTCCGAAGGCAGTACTACCCTGCTTCATAGTAATTCCGGCAGCATAATGTCTATAAAAGATGCAACTACTGATTCTAATGACGACAAAGATGAAAGCTCCATAATAGAGCTACCTAGAAATTCGGGTTTGCCAACCGTATTGCGTTGGGATGGTGGAGGTAAAAATGTGATGATTTCAGGCACCTTTTCAAAATGGAAGCCAATACCTATGGCACGTAGCCATGGTAATTTCGTGGCTATTATTGACCTTCCAGAGGGCGATCAtcaatacaaattttgtgtAGATGGAGAATGGAAGCATGATCCCAAATTG AAAAGTATCGAAAATGATGACGGCATTAAGAATAATTTAGTTTCAGTACGTCAATCTGATTTCGAAGTGTTTCAGGCTCTTGCTAAAGATAGTGAAAATGCCCCAAACTACGCAGAAAAAGAGTATTCGCAAGAAGTTCCGCAGCCTAAACcatgggaaaaagtttctgGACCCCCCGTTTTGCCTCCGCATCTGCTCCAAGTAATACTCAACAAAGACACGCCGCTCTCG tGTGAGCCGACCTTGCTTCCAGAACCTAATCATGTTATGCTTAATCATCTTTATGCATTATCCATAAAGGATGGCGTTATGGTATTGAGCGCAACCCATcgttatcgaaaaaaatatgttaccACTTTACTTTATAAGcccatttaa
- the LOC105230669 gene encoding ribonucleoside-diphosphate reductase subunit M2 isoform X1: MAFPGKENITENLEKFSLKSPRKILTDVNNIRKMSIGDEDLASKQQDSTSVEKVTLANKPAAPFDPSIEPLLKGNPRRFVIMPIEYPDIWQMYKKAEASFWTVEEVDLSKDMDDWARLTDNERHFISHVLAFFAASDGIVNENVVERFCQEVQVTEARCFYGFQIAMENVHSEMYSILIDTYIKDSKQRNYLFNAIETMPAIKRKADWALAWISSKSANFGERVIAFAAVEGIFFSGSFASIFWLKKRGLMPGLTFSNELISRDEGLHCDFACLMFQHLIQKPSNERIVEIISEAVKIEQEFLTDALPVNLIGMNCKLMSDYIEFVADRLLVELGVGKIYNTPNPFSFMELISLDGKTNFFEKKVGEYQKWGVTANRMDHVFTLDADF; this comes from the exons atggcATTCCCTGGTAAAGAAAACATCACAGAAAATCTggaaaaattttcactgaag AGTCCTAGAAAAATTTTGACGGACGTGAATAATATTCGTAAAATGTCGATCGGTGATGAGGACTTAGCTTCCAAACAACAGGATTCAACATCAGTTGAAAAAGTAACATTAGCTAATAAACCTGCAGCACCATTTGACCCATCAATTGAACCATTACTGAAAGGAAATCCACGTCGTTTCGTAATCATGCCAATTGAGTATCCAGATATATGGCAAATGTACAagaag GCAGAAGCATCGTTCTGGACAGTAGAGGAAGTAGATCTTTCTAAAGATATGGATGATTGGGCACGTCTCACTGATAATGAACGACATTTTATTTCACATGTGTTAGCCTTTTTCGCCGCATCTGATGGtattgtgaatgaaaatgtAGTTGAACGCTTCTGCCAGGAAGTCCAAGTGACAGAGGCACGTTGCTTCTATGGATTTCAAATTGCGATGGAGAATGTGCATTCTGAAATGTATAGCATATTAATTGATACATATATTAAGGACTCGAAACAAAGGAATTACTTATTCAATGCTATAGAGACAATGCCTGCCATAAAGCGCAAGGCAGATTGGGCGCTTGCTTGGATTTCCTCGAAGTCAGCCAACTTTGGTGAACGTGTAATTGCATTTGCTGCCGTTGAAGGTATCTTCTTCAGTGGCAGTTTTGCTTCGATCTTCTGGCTTAAGAAACGTGGTTTAATGCCAGGCTTGACATTTTCCAATGAACTAATTTCACGAGATGAGGGACTTCATTGTGACTTCGCATGTTTGATGTTCCaacatttaatacaaaaaccaaGTAATGAGCGTATTGTTGAAATAATTTCTGAAGCTGTTAAAATTGAGCAGGAATTCTTAACTGACGCTTTGCCGGTGAATTTAATCGGTATGAATTGCAAACTAATGTCCGATTATATTGAATTTGTGGCTGATCGTTTGCTTGTCGAGCTGGGAGTGGGGAAG ATCTACAACACACCGAACCCTTTCAGTTTCATGGAACTTATTTCATTAGACGGAAAAACGAACTTCTTTGAAAAGAAAGTGGGTGAATACCAGAAATGGGGTGTAACTGCTAATCGTATGGATCATGTTTTTACGTTAGACGCTGATTTCTAA